The Henckelia pumila isolate YLH828 unplaced genomic scaffold, ASM3356847v2 CTG_461:::fragment_3, whole genome shotgun sequence genome window below encodes:
- the LOC140872105 gene encoding 65-kDa microtubule-associated protein 3-like isoform X3 — translation MGQSNLLLQLESSCGTLLKELQIIWDEVGESDSERDRMLLQLEQECMEVYRRKVDQANKDRAQLRQAIADAEAELAAICSAMGERPVHIRQADQNPRSLKAELVAILPQIEEMQKRKCDRKNQIRAALEELHNIKNEICGSGGYMLSNTDVDETDLSSRKLEEVNGELKALQEEKSARLNQILDYLNLVYSLCSVLGLDFIQTVSEIHPSLGEPEGSKSISDHTLRQLETAIQRLQELKTQRLQQLQDLATSLLELWNLMDTPVEEQHIFQKVTCNIVAAEEEITEPEMLSVNVINHVKAEVSRLEELKTRKLKELVLKKRAELEDIHRKTHLIPETDEAMDTVIESVDATCVLEQIELQISRAKEVALSRKEILEKVEKWIAACEEESWLEEYSRDDNRYNAGRGAHLTLRRAEKARVLVNKLPAMVDTLASKIVAWENEKGLDFIYDGVRLLSMLEGYMVLRQEKELEQKRQRDERKLQGQLMTEQEALYGSRPSPMKNQSAKKGSRLSYGGPSNRRLSLGGPMLQSHKPDLPPAKATPNARTAKKNERINLDRFRDDGFAALSSGSRGLDIAGLPLKLHPFEVSNACELESPIIRKPFSPISSTDSSNSNATNMLEDLHKKHSEMLQKSLLTSNNTPQFSTPPKILPTTQGEIRTPQTMPVPVPSTPSTVSIPMQTGLTPAPTDKSIEEEIEYSFEERRAGFVLPRSLHSTIVK, via the exons ATGGGTCAAAGTAATCTACTTTTGCAACTGGAATCATCATGTGGAACTCTACTAAAAGAATTGCAG ATAATATGGGATGAGGTCGGTGAATCTGATTCTGAAAGGGACAGAATGTTGCTCCAACTTGAACAAGAATGTATGGAGGTGTACCGAAGAAAAGTAGATCAGGCTAACAAAGATAGAGCTCAGCTGAGGCAAGCAATTGCTGATGCTGAAGCTGAGCTGGCTGCAATCTGCTCTGCAATGGGAGAGAGGCCAGTTCACATTAGGCAG GCTGATCAAAACCCTAGAAGCCTGAAAGCTGAACTCGTAGCCATCCTTCCACAGATAGAGGAGATGCAGAAAAGGAAATGTGACAGGAAGAATCAAATTAGAGCAGCCTTAGAGGAGCTacataatataaaaaatgaGATCTGTGGGTCAGGAGGGTATATGTTGAGTAATACAGATGTAGATGAAACAGATTTGTCTTCTAGAAAGCTCGAAGAAGTGAACGGAGAGCTTAAAGCACTTCAAGAAGAAAAG AGTGCACGTTTGAATCAGATTTTGGACTATTTGAACCTTGTATATTCCTTGTGCTCAGTACTTGGTTTAGATTTTATACAAACTGTGAGTGAGATTCACCCGAGTTTAGGAGAACCGGAAGGCTCAAAAAGTATTAGCGATCATACCTTGCGGCAGTTGGAAACTGCTATACAGAGACTGCAAGAACTTAAAACACAGAGACTTCAGCAG TTACAAGATCTTGCGACTTCATTACTGGAGCTCTGGAACTTGATGGACACACCTGTTGAAGAGCAACATATATTTCAAAAAGTCACTTGTAACATAGTTGCTGCAGAAGAGGAGATAACAGAGCCTGAGATGCTTTCTGTCAACGTCATAAATCAT gtcaaggcagaagtTTCTCGGTTGGAAGAGTTGAAAACAAGAAAATTGAAGGAGCTTGTTTTGAAAAAGAGAGCAGAGCTAGAGGATATTCATAGAAAGACACATCTAATTCCAGAAACAGATGAAGCGATGGATACTGTAATTGAGTCAG TTGATGCCACTTGTGTACTAGAGCAAATTGAGCTTCAAATATCTAGGGCCAAGGAGGTAGCTCTCAGCAGGAAAGAGATCCTAGAAAAGGTTGAGAAGTGGATTGCTGCATGTGAGGAGGAGAGCTGGCTCGAGGAGTATAGTAGG GATGATAATCGCTATAATGCTGGGAGGGGTGCTCATCTTACTCTAAGGCGTGCTGAAAAAGCTCGCGTGTTGGTCAATAAACTTCCAG CAATGGTGGATACATTGGCCTCAAAGATTGTAGCATGGGAAAATGAGAAAGGATTAGATTTTATTTACGATGGT GTTCGCCTTCTTTCTATGCTGGAAGGATATATGGTTCTACGACAAGAAAAAGAATTAGAGCAAAAAAGACAGCGG GACGAGAGGAAACTTCAAGGGCAGTTAATGACAGAGCAGGAGGCTCTTTATGGTTCAAGACCAAGCCCCATGAAGAACCAAAGTGCAAAAAAAGGATCTAGATTGTCATATGGCGGCCCAAGCAATAGAAGACTTTCTCTTGGAGGGCCTATGCTACAGAGTCATAAACCTGATCTCCCCCCCGCAAAAGCTACTCCTAATGCACGTACTGCCAAAAAGAATGAACGTATAAACCTGGACCGTTTTAGAGACGATGGCTTTGCAGCTCTGTCTTCCG gCAGTAGAGGTTTGGACATTGCTGGCCTTCCGTTGAAGCTTCATCCCTTCGAAGTATCAAATGCTTGTGAACTTGAGTCACCCATAATAAGAAAACCATTCTCTCCCATTTCTTCCACGGATTCATCAAACTCCAATGCAACAAATATGTTGGAAGATCTACACAAAAAACATAGTGAAATGTTGCAGAAGTCTCTTCTCACAAGCAATAATACACCACAGTTCAGTACTCCTCCCAAGATTCTCCCCACAACCCAGGGAGAGATTAGGACGCCCCAAACAATGCCAGTCCCGGTACCTTCCACGCCCTCAACAGTGTCCATTCCAATGCAGACGGGTTTAACACCAGCTCCTACAGACAAGTCGATCGAAGAAGAGATTGAATATTCGTTTGAGGAGAGGAGAGCGGGATTCGTACTGCCCAGATCATTACATTCTACGATTGTGAAATAA
- the LOC140872366 gene encoding uncharacterized protein encodes MLVSTFELFTLAASNSLAVFCFCNLIIGIILVSGSSKPNESIPFPSIISDENLKKNADPTKADKEDGEEDRLSSISTTDESRPFPITRNDEINLEKDAVSSSEKAKESIESNPDDEKFWSVSIAMDENITGEEEDDELRERIEEFIAKINRGWRDEKLKAFS; translated from the coding sequence ATGCTGGTTTCCACATTTGAATTGTTCACCTTAGCTGCATCAAATTCCCTTGCTGTTTTCTGTTTCTGCAACCTCATCATTGGCATTATACTGGTGAGTGGCAGCTCAAAACCCAACGAAAGCATCCCTTTTCCGAGCATTATCAGCGATGAAAATCTCAAGAAAAATGCTGATCCCACCAAAGCGGACAAAGAAGATGGTGAAGAAGATCGATTATCGTCTATCAGCACGACCGACGAAAGCAGGCCTTTTCCGATCACTCGTAATGATGAAATTAATTTGGAGAAAGATGCAGTTTCTTCATCTGaaaaggctaaggaatcgatcGAATCCAACCCAGATGACGAAAAGTTTTGGTCTGTCAGCATAGCCATGGATGAGAATATCACtggtgaagaagaagatgatgaattgAGAGAAAGAATCGAGGAATTTATTGCGAAAATAAACAGGGGATGGAGGGATGAAAAACTCAAAGcattttcttga
- the LOC140872105 gene encoding 65-kDa microtubule-associated protein 3-like isoform X1, with product MGQSNLLLQLESSCGTLLKELQIIWDEVGESDSERDRMLLQLEQECMEVYRRKVDQANKDRAQLRQAIADAEAELAAICSAMGERPVHIRQADQNPRSLKAELVAILPQIEEMQKRKCDRKNQIRAALEELHNIKNEICGSGGYMLSNTDVDETDLSSRKLEEVNGELKALQEEKSARLNQILDYLNLVYSLCSVLGLDFIQTVSEIHPSLGEPEGSKSISDHTLRQLETAIQRLQELKTQRLQQLQDLATSLLELWNLMDTPVEEQHIFQKVTCNIVAAEEEITEPEMLSVNVINHVKAEVSRLEELKTRKLKELVLKKRAELEDIHRKTHLIPETDEAMDTVIESVPRSMEGAVDATCVLEQIELQISRAKEVALSRKEILEKVEKWIAACEEESWLEEYSRDDNRYNAGRGAHLTLRRAEKARVLVNKLPAMVDTLASKIVAWENEKGLDFIYDGVRLLSMLEGYMVLRQEKELEQKRQRDERKLQGQLMTEQEALYGSRPSPMKNQSAKKGSRLSYGGPSNRRLSLGGPMLQSHKPDLPPAKATPNARTAKKNERINLDRFRDDGFAALSSGSRGLDIAGLPLKLHPFEVSNACELESPIIRKPFSPISSTDSSNSNATNMLEDLHKKHSEMLQKSLLTSNNTPQFSTPPKILPTTQGEIRTPQTMPVPVPSTPSTVSIPMQTGLTPAPTDKSIEEEIEYSFEERRAGFVLPRSLHSTIVK from the exons ATGGGTCAAAGTAATCTACTTTTGCAACTGGAATCATCATGTGGAACTCTACTAAAAGAATTGCAG ATAATATGGGATGAGGTCGGTGAATCTGATTCTGAAAGGGACAGAATGTTGCTCCAACTTGAACAAGAATGTATGGAGGTGTACCGAAGAAAAGTAGATCAGGCTAACAAAGATAGAGCTCAGCTGAGGCAAGCAATTGCTGATGCTGAAGCTGAGCTGGCTGCAATCTGCTCTGCAATGGGAGAGAGGCCAGTTCACATTAGGCAG GCTGATCAAAACCCTAGAAGCCTGAAAGCTGAACTCGTAGCCATCCTTCCACAGATAGAGGAGATGCAGAAAAGGAAATGTGACAGGAAGAATCAAATTAGAGCAGCCTTAGAGGAGCTacataatataaaaaatgaGATCTGTGGGTCAGGAGGGTATATGTTGAGTAATACAGATGTAGATGAAACAGATTTGTCTTCTAGAAAGCTCGAAGAAGTGAACGGAGAGCTTAAAGCACTTCAAGAAGAAAAG AGTGCACGTTTGAATCAGATTTTGGACTATTTGAACCTTGTATATTCCTTGTGCTCAGTACTTGGTTTAGATTTTATACAAACTGTGAGTGAGATTCACCCGAGTTTAGGAGAACCGGAAGGCTCAAAAAGTATTAGCGATCATACCTTGCGGCAGTTGGAAACTGCTATACAGAGACTGCAAGAACTTAAAACACAGAGACTTCAGCAG TTACAAGATCTTGCGACTTCATTACTGGAGCTCTGGAACTTGATGGACACACCTGTTGAAGAGCAACATATATTTCAAAAAGTCACTTGTAACATAGTTGCTGCAGAAGAGGAGATAACAGAGCCTGAGATGCTTTCTGTCAACGTCATAAATCAT gtcaaggcagaagtTTCTCGGTTGGAAGAGTTGAAAACAAGAAAATTGAAGGAGCTTGTTTTGAAAAAGAGAGCAGAGCTAGAGGATATTCATAGAAAGACACATCTAATTCCAGAAACAGATGAAGCGATGGATACTGTAATTGAGTCAG TTCCTCGATCAATGGAAGGAGCAGTTGATGCCACTTGTGTACTAGAGCAAATTGAGCTTCAAATATCTAGGGCCAAGGAGGTAGCTCTCAGCAGGAAAGAGATCCTAGAAAAGGTTGAGAAGTGGATTGCTGCATGTGAGGAGGAGAGCTGGCTCGAGGAGTATAGTAGG GATGATAATCGCTATAATGCTGGGAGGGGTGCTCATCTTACTCTAAGGCGTGCTGAAAAAGCTCGCGTGTTGGTCAATAAACTTCCAG CAATGGTGGATACATTGGCCTCAAAGATTGTAGCATGGGAAAATGAGAAAGGATTAGATTTTATTTACGATGGT GTTCGCCTTCTTTCTATGCTGGAAGGATATATGGTTCTACGACAAGAAAAAGAATTAGAGCAAAAAAGACAGCGG GACGAGAGGAAACTTCAAGGGCAGTTAATGACAGAGCAGGAGGCTCTTTATGGTTCAAGACCAAGCCCCATGAAGAACCAAAGTGCAAAAAAAGGATCTAGATTGTCATATGGCGGCCCAAGCAATAGAAGACTTTCTCTTGGAGGGCCTATGCTACAGAGTCATAAACCTGATCTCCCCCCCGCAAAAGCTACTCCTAATGCACGTACTGCCAAAAAGAATGAACGTATAAACCTGGACCGTTTTAGAGACGATGGCTTTGCAGCTCTGTCTTCCG gCAGTAGAGGTTTGGACATTGCTGGCCTTCCGTTGAAGCTTCATCCCTTCGAAGTATCAAATGCTTGTGAACTTGAGTCACCCATAATAAGAAAACCATTCTCTCCCATTTCTTCCACGGATTCATCAAACTCCAATGCAACAAATATGTTGGAAGATCTACACAAAAAACATAGTGAAATGTTGCAGAAGTCTCTTCTCACAAGCAATAATACACCACAGTTCAGTACTCCTCCCAAGATTCTCCCCACAACCCAGGGAGAGATTAGGACGCCCCAAACAATGCCAGTCCCGGTACCTTCCACGCCCTCAACAGTGTCCATTCCAATGCAGACGGGTTTAACACCAGCTCCTACAGACAAGTCGATCGAAGAAGAGATTGAATATTCGTTTGAGGAGAGGAGAGCGGGATTCGTACTGCCCAGATCATTACATTCTACGATTGTGAAATAA
- the LOC140872127 gene encoding protein PSK SIMULATOR 1 yields the protein MALETWLIKVKKTLSYSLDSARVAPPLKSRLAIKKSSVGVLAFEIAGFMSKILHLWESLSDESVARFRSESICLEGVRKIVSNDDVFLLGLVCAELVENLRVIAKSVSSMSKKCQDSSLRCFDRLFDEFANSGHDPHGWLMGSKEWTSKIKEMERFVTITASLHREMDELVVLENGLKKSLHCKDHDAAIKEQKIIDLRQKILWQRQEVKYLKEKSLWCRSFDTVTKLLARSVFAVLARIKLVFGVGHGHGWYNPSSLPRSLSASALVYPYENSNSFSHESGPLAKNPPNTHEDHGFFGSNSKILKPPSTTLGAAALALHYSNVIIVMEKMIKSPQLVGADARDDLYSMLPDSIRFLLRARLKGVGFSASDPVLAAEWREALQKVLRWLSPLAHNMIKWQSERSFEQQNLILKTNVLLLQTLYFANQEKTEAAITELLVGLNYIWRFEREMHAKSMFQNCDGFLNSQGFC from the coding sequence ATGGCTCTTGAAACATGGTTGATCAAGGTGAAGAAGACACTTTCCTATAGCCTTGATTCAGCGCGCGTCGCCCCACCGTTGAAAAGCAGGCTCGCGATAAAGAAATCTAGCGTCGGGGTTTTGGCGTTTGAGATTGCGGGTTTCATGTCAAAGATCCTCCATTTATGGGAGTCTCTGTCGGACGAGAGTGTTGCTAGATTCCGCAGTGAATCAATATGCCTTGAAGGTGTTCGTAAAATTGTGTCAAACGACGATGTGTTCTTATTGGGCCTTGTATGTGCAGAGTTGGTTGAGAACCTGAGGGTTATCGCGAAATCTGTCTCGAGTATGAGCAAGAAGTGCCAGGACTCGAGCCTCAGATGCTTTGATCGCTTATTCGATGAGTTTGCGAACTCGGGTCATGATCCTCACGGCTGGCTTATGGGTTCGAAAGAATGGACGTCTAAGATCAAGGAAATGGAACGTTTTGTTACGATTACTGCCTCCTTGCATAGAGAGATGGATGAGCTCGTGGTTCTTGAAAATGGGTTGAAGAAATCATTGCACTGTAAAGATCATGACGCGGCAATCAAAGAGCAGAAAATCATTGATTTGCGGCAGAAGATTCTGTGGCAGAGGCAGGAAGTTAAGTACCTAAAGGAGAAATCTTTATGGTGCAGAAGCTTTGACACTGTCACTAAATTGCTGGCAAGATCAGTTTTTGCTGTTCTTGCAAGAATCAAGCTTGTTTTTGGAGTTGGCCATGGCCATGGGTGGTACAATCCGTCGTCGTTACCTCGCAGTCTTTCTGCCTCAGCATTAGTATATCCTTACGAAAACTCCAATTCGTTTTCGCATGAATCTGGTCCTTTGGCAAAAAACCCACCAAATACTCACGAAGATCACGGATTTTTCGGGTCCAATTCCAAGATTTTGAAACCACCATCCACCACGTTAGGGGCAGCGGCACTGGCTCTGCACTATTCAAACGTGATTATAGTGATGGAAAAGATGATCAAGTCACCACAACTAGTAGGTGCCGATGCTCGAGATGATCTCTATTCAATGCTGCCTGATAGCATTCGATTTTTGTTAAGGGCTAGACTAAAAGGGGTGGGATTTTCGGCTAGTGATCCGGTTCTTGCCGCCGAGTGGCGAGAAGCATTGCAGAAGGTATTGAGATGGCTATCACCGTTGGCACACaacatgatcaaatggcagagTGAAAGGAGCTTTGAGCAgcagaatttaattctgaaaacTAATGTTCTTTTGCTGCAAACTCTGTATTTTGCCAATCAAGAAAAGACTGAAGCTGCCATAACTGAGCTGTTGGTTGGTCTGAATTACATTTGGAGGTTTGAAAGGGAGATGCATGCTAAATCCATGTTTCAGAACTGTGATGGATTCTTGAATTCACAAGGTTTTTGTTAA
- the LOC140872105 gene encoding 65-kDa microtubule-associated protein 3-like isoform X2, translated as MGQSNLLLQLESSCGTLLKELQIIWDEVGESDSERDRMLLQLEQECMEVYRRKVDQANKDRAQLRQAIADAEAELAAICSAMGERPVHIRQADQNPRSLKAELVAILPQIEEMQKRKCDRKNQIRAALEELHNIKNEICGSGGYMLSNTDVDETDLSSRKLEEVNGELKALQEEKSARLNQILDYLNLVYSLCSVLGLDFIQTVSEIHPSLGEPEGSKSISDHTLRQLETAIQRLQELKTQRLQQLQDLATSLLELWNLMDTPVEEQHIFQKVTCNIVAAEEEITEPEMLSVNVINHVKAEVSRLEELKTRKLKELVLKKRAELEDIHRKTHLIPETDEAMDTVIESGAVDATCVLEQIELQISRAKEVALSRKEILEKVEKWIAACEEESWLEEYSRDDNRYNAGRGAHLTLRRAEKARVLVNKLPAMVDTLASKIVAWENEKGLDFIYDGVRLLSMLEGYMVLRQEKELEQKRQRDERKLQGQLMTEQEALYGSRPSPMKNQSAKKGSRLSYGGPSNRRLSLGGPMLQSHKPDLPPAKATPNARTAKKNERINLDRFRDDGFAALSSGSRGLDIAGLPLKLHPFEVSNACELESPIIRKPFSPISSTDSSNSNATNMLEDLHKKHSEMLQKSLLTSNNTPQFSTPPKILPTTQGEIRTPQTMPVPVPSTPSTVSIPMQTGLTPAPTDKSIEEEIEYSFEERRAGFVLPRSLHSTIVK; from the exons ATGGGTCAAAGTAATCTACTTTTGCAACTGGAATCATCATGTGGAACTCTACTAAAAGAATTGCAG ATAATATGGGATGAGGTCGGTGAATCTGATTCTGAAAGGGACAGAATGTTGCTCCAACTTGAACAAGAATGTATGGAGGTGTACCGAAGAAAAGTAGATCAGGCTAACAAAGATAGAGCTCAGCTGAGGCAAGCAATTGCTGATGCTGAAGCTGAGCTGGCTGCAATCTGCTCTGCAATGGGAGAGAGGCCAGTTCACATTAGGCAG GCTGATCAAAACCCTAGAAGCCTGAAAGCTGAACTCGTAGCCATCCTTCCACAGATAGAGGAGATGCAGAAAAGGAAATGTGACAGGAAGAATCAAATTAGAGCAGCCTTAGAGGAGCTacataatataaaaaatgaGATCTGTGGGTCAGGAGGGTATATGTTGAGTAATACAGATGTAGATGAAACAGATTTGTCTTCTAGAAAGCTCGAAGAAGTGAACGGAGAGCTTAAAGCACTTCAAGAAGAAAAG AGTGCACGTTTGAATCAGATTTTGGACTATTTGAACCTTGTATATTCCTTGTGCTCAGTACTTGGTTTAGATTTTATACAAACTGTGAGTGAGATTCACCCGAGTTTAGGAGAACCGGAAGGCTCAAAAAGTATTAGCGATCATACCTTGCGGCAGTTGGAAACTGCTATACAGAGACTGCAAGAACTTAAAACACAGAGACTTCAGCAG TTACAAGATCTTGCGACTTCATTACTGGAGCTCTGGAACTTGATGGACACACCTGTTGAAGAGCAACATATATTTCAAAAAGTCACTTGTAACATAGTTGCTGCAGAAGAGGAGATAACAGAGCCTGAGATGCTTTCTGTCAACGTCATAAATCAT gtcaaggcagaagtTTCTCGGTTGGAAGAGTTGAAAACAAGAAAATTGAAGGAGCTTGTTTTGAAAAAGAGAGCAGAGCTAGAGGATATTCATAGAAAGACACATCTAATTCCAGAAACAGATGAAGCGATGGATACTGTAATTGAGTCAG GAGCAGTTGATGCCACTTGTGTACTAGAGCAAATTGAGCTTCAAATATCTAGGGCCAAGGAGGTAGCTCTCAGCAGGAAAGAGATCCTAGAAAAGGTTGAGAAGTGGATTGCTGCATGTGAGGAGGAGAGCTGGCTCGAGGAGTATAGTAGG GATGATAATCGCTATAATGCTGGGAGGGGTGCTCATCTTACTCTAAGGCGTGCTGAAAAAGCTCGCGTGTTGGTCAATAAACTTCCAG CAATGGTGGATACATTGGCCTCAAAGATTGTAGCATGGGAAAATGAGAAAGGATTAGATTTTATTTACGATGGT GTTCGCCTTCTTTCTATGCTGGAAGGATATATGGTTCTACGACAAGAAAAAGAATTAGAGCAAAAAAGACAGCGG GACGAGAGGAAACTTCAAGGGCAGTTAATGACAGAGCAGGAGGCTCTTTATGGTTCAAGACCAAGCCCCATGAAGAACCAAAGTGCAAAAAAAGGATCTAGATTGTCATATGGCGGCCCAAGCAATAGAAGACTTTCTCTTGGAGGGCCTATGCTACAGAGTCATAAACCTGATCTCCCCCCCGCAAAAGCTACTCCTAATGCACGTACTGCCAAAAAGAATGAACGTATAAACCTGGACCGTTTTAGAGACGATGGCTTTGCAGCTCTGTCTTCCG gCAGTAGAGGTTTGGACATTGCTGGCCTTCCGTTGAAGCTTCATCCCTTCGAAGTATCAAATGCTTGTGAACTTGAGTCACCCATAATAAGAAAACCATTCTCTCCCATTTCTTCCACGGATTCATCAAACTCCAATGCAACAAATATGTTGGAAGATCTACACAAAAAACATAGTGAAATGTTGCAGAAGTCTCTTCTCACAAGCAATAATACACCACAGTTCAGTACTCCTCCCAAGATTCTCCCCACAACCCAGGGAGAGATTAGGACGCCCCAAACAATGCCAGTCCCGGTACCTTCCACGCCCTCAACAGTGTCCATTCCAATGCAGACGGGTTTAACACCAGCTCCTACAGACAAGTCGATCGAAGAAGAGATTGAATATTCGTTTGAGGAGAGGAGAGCGGGATTCGTACTGCCCAGATCATTACATTCTACGATTGTGAAATAA